One segment of Candidatus Nitrospira nitrosa DNA contains the following:
- the ppk1 gene encoding polyphosphate kinase 1 — protein MINQSAKPGGPAPERSEGVAKTSLFFNREISWLQFNLRVLEEAENKQHPLLERVKFLTIFATNLDEFFMIRVSGLRRQVVAATGGATPDGMTPSEQILMINRELDLHYDRYNKCWKDDILPALRDTGIRVLHYTELSPEEKGAIRQYFQREISPVLTPLAFDPTHPFPHISNLSFNLAVLVQHPERGDCFARVKVPDAFPRLVPIPTDEDVALQQLGLGKPGKMQRFVWLDEVIANNLGDLFPGLEVIASYPFRVTRDADVAIEEDEASDLIEAMEEQLDQRDFTSAVRLELDATTPDPIREVLTRNLQLPPYLVYTNNSPIGMAGLRELYALERPDLKDPPFLPSVPSSFSKSSSLLAAIRQRDVLLYHPYDSFMPVVEFLREAANDPDVVAIKQTLYRVNPKSPIIDALLEARVNGKQVAVLVELKARFDEENNIEWARKLEDEGVHVVYGVRGLKTHAKVCLIVRREPEGIRRYVHLGTGNYNVITSRIYTDASYFTCDEAICSDVSDLFNSLTGYSRKNSYSKLLVAPTMLRQEILARIARETNRHRQYGDGYIVFKMNALVDTQCIQALYDASQAGVRIDLHVRGICCLRPGLPGISETITVTSVVGRFLEHARIYYFHNGGHKEVLMGSADLMPRNLDHRVEVIFPIEDPQWREVVINEILGIGLRDTMQARRLLVDGTYEHVQPATGEVSLNSQQWLLDHWKPRP, from the coding sequence ATGATCAATCAGTCTGCCAAGCCGGGAGGGCCAGCCCCCGAACGATCAGAAGGGGTTGCCAAAACAAGTCTGTTTTTCAACCGCGAGATCAGCTGGCTGCAGTTCAATCTGCGAGTCTTGGAGGAGGCAGAAAACAAGCAGCATCCCCTTCTGGAGCGTGTCAAGTTTCTGACCATTTTCGCCACGAATCTGGACGAGTTCTTTATGATTCGCGTATCCGGTCTGCGTCGCCAAGTAGTGGCCGCAACAGGTGGTGCCACACCCGACGGCATGACACCGTCCGAGCAGATCTTAATGATCAACCGAGAGCTGGATCTACACTATGATCGGTATAACAAATGCTGGAAGGACGATATTCTGCCGGCCTTGCGAGACACAGGCATTCGTGTCCTTCATTACACGGAGTTAAGCCCGGAGGAGAAAGGGGCGATACGACAATACTTTCAGCGTGAGATCTCTCCCGTACTCACGCCTCTGGCCTTTGATCCAACCCATCCGTTCCCGCATATCTCAAATCTGAGTTTCAATCTTGCGGTGTTGGTCCAGCACCCGGAACGTGGTGATTGCTTTGCCCGTGTCAAAGTTCCGGACGCCTTTCCCCGACTCGTTCCTATTCCCACTGATGAAGATGTTGCCCTACAGCAATTGGGGTTGGGTAAACCGGGGAAGATGCAACGATTTGTTTGGCTGGATGAGGTCATCGCAAATAACTTGGGCGATCTGTTTCCCGGTCTGGAAGTGATTGCATCCTACCCGTTCCGTGTGACGCGAGATGCGGACGTCGCCATTGAGGAAGATGAGGCATCGGACCTCATCGAAGCCATGGAAGAACAGCTCGATCAACGGGATTTCACATCAGCCGTACGATTGGAATTGGATGCAACGACACCAGACCCTATCCGCGAGGTCTTGACCAGAAATCTTCAACTCCCACCGTACCTGGTCTACACCAATAATAGTCCGATCGGTATGGCGGGGCTTCGCGAACTGTATGCACTTGAACGTCCAGACCTCAAGGATCCTCCGTTTTTGCCATCCGTACCCTCCTCTTTCAGCAAATCCAGCAGCCTCTTGGCCGCAATCCGCCAACGAGATGTGCTCCTGTACCATCCTTACGACAGCTTTATGCCGGTCGTCGAGTTTCTCCGAGAAGCGGCAAACGACCCAGATGTGGTTGCCATAAAGCAGACCCTCTATCGCGTCAATCCGAAATCTCCCATTATTGATGCGCTCCTGGAAGCTCGTGTCAACGGCAAGCAAGTTGCAGTGCTGGTTGAGCTCAAGGCTCGCTTCGACGAGGAAAATAATATCGAATGGGCCCGGAAGCTTGAAGATGAAGGGGTGCACGTCGTGTATGGCGTACGAGGGCTCAAAACCCATGCGAAGGTCTGTCTCATTGTCCGTCGCGAACCGGAAGGCATTCGACGCTACGTTCATCTCGGCACAGGAAACTATAACGTGATCACCAGTCGCATCTATACTGATGCGAGCTACTTCACGTGCGATGAAGCGATCTGCAGTGACGTATCCGATCTCTTCAACTCCTTGACCGGCTACTCTCGTAAGAACTCCTATTCCAAGCTGCTCGTGGCGCCGACAATGCTGAGGCAAGAAATCCTTGCTCGAATCGCGCGTGAGACCAACCGCCACCGTCAATACGGCGACGGATATATCGTGTTCAAGATGAATGCATTGGTGGATACGCAGTGTATCCAGGCGCTCTACGACGCATCCCAAGCCGGCGTCAGGATTGATCTTCACGTGCGAGGTATTTGTTGTCTCCGACCAGGTCTTCCAGGGATCAGTGAGACCATTACCGTGACATCGGTCGTTGGACGATTCCTGGAGCACGCGCGGATCTATTATTTCCACAACGGTGGTCACAAGGAAGTATTGATGGGGAGTGCGGATCTGATGCCTCGCAACCTGGATCACCGAGTGGAAGTCATCTTCCCTATTGAGGATCCTCAGTGGCGTGAGGTCGTTATCAATGAGATTCTCGGTATTGGACTACGGGACACTATGCAGGCCAGACGGTTACTCGTGGACGGGACCTACGAACATGTACAGCCTGCCACGGGGGAAGTCTCCCTGAATTCTCAGCAGTGGCTTTTAGATCATTGGAAGCCCCGACCATGA
- a CDS encoding esterase-like activity of phytase family protein, with amino-acid sequence MMASIGPAAIAMSLSLLCTISASDVFALPEFVNGLALDGAMLDLSGGSTPNTGRVGYFSDIYYDSQRNHWWGLSDRGPGGGFLDYETRVQQFRLKVDKNTGAISGFKILKTIIFKDEAGGPMNGLAPSPTNALGHAFDPEGFVIGPHNHNFYVSDEYGPSVYQFNDKGIRIRAFAMPTNLIPRNDAGMPNFAGDTGNTKGKRTNRGFEGLAISPDGNYLYAMLQSAMLDEGGGNGVCNRIIKFSTETGTAVAQYAYQMEGASQGRGISALVAMNDHEFLVLERNNRGIGVGAELSPPNKKLYRIDITGAVDFSPPSPPFPSVSCPAGKVIKNPIPFLDLAADTLLELGNKVPEKWEGLAIGPRLKDGNYVMVSGTDNDYSVTQNGSDQQFDVYFRFTDADPFAGSIQCPLGLLTGCFSTADLIADGHIDVMFDLPNDGSYKLLPAVLHAYRVSADDLGNFIRSAHPNKDREDEKNDDDERREE; translated from the coding sequence ATGATGGCATCGATAGGTCCGGCAGCTATCGCCATGAGCCTAAGCCTTCTCTGTACGATCTCAGCTTCGGACGTCTTCGCCTTGCCGGAGTTTGTGAATGGGCTAGCACTTGACGGTGCGATGCTGGACCTCAGCGGTGGGAGTACGCCGAATACAGGTCGCGTCGGATATTTCTCGGATATCTACTATGATTCGCAGCGCAATCACTGGTGGGGACTCTCAGACCGAGGTCCGGGTGGAGGATTCCTTGACTACGAGACCCGCGTACAGCAGTTTCGTCTGAAAGTCGACAAGAACACTGGCGCCATTAGTGGGTTTAAGATTCTCAAGACGATCATCTTCAAAGATGAGGCCGGCGGCCCTATGAACGGGTTAGCACCGAGCCCGACGAACGCCCTCGGCCATGCCTTCGATCCGGAGGGATTCGTCATCGGACCCCACAACCATAATTTCTATGTGTCGGACGAGTATGGGCCGAGCGTCTACCAATTCAACGACAAAGGGATTCGTATAAGAGCATTTGCCATGCCGACCAATTTAATCCCTCGCAACGATGCCGGCATGCCCAACTTTGCCGGCGATACGGGGAATACGAAAGGCAAGCGCACGAACCGCGGTTTCGAAGGGCTCGCGATTAGTCCGGACGGAAACTATCTTTATGCCATGCTGCAAAGCGCCATGCTCGACGAGGGTGGCGGCAATGGTGTGTGCAATCGAATCATCAAGTTCAGTACCGAGACCGGTACGGCGGTCGCTCAGTATGCCTACCAGATGGAAGGAGCCAGCCAGGGTCGAGGCATTTCGGCTCTTGTCGCAATGAATGATCATGAGTTTCTTGTATTGGAACGCAATAACAGGGGAATAGGAGTCGGCGCGGAGCTTTCACCTCCCAACAAGAAGCTCTACCGCATCGACATCACGGGAGCTGTTGATTTTAGTCCTCCTTCGCCGCCATTTCCCTCTGTCAGTTGTCCCGCAGGAAAGGTCATCAAGAACCCTATCCCATTCCTGGACCTCGCAGCCGACACTCTTCTTGAACTTGGAAACAAGGTGCCGGAAAAATGGGAAGGGTTGGCCATTGGTCCGCGCTTGAAAGACGGCAATTATGTGATGGTGAGCGGCACCGACAACGACTACAGCGTGACTCAGAACGGCAGCGATCAGCAGTTCGATGTATACTTTCGCTTCACTGATGCTGATCCATTTGCGGGATCGATTCAGTGTCCGCTCGGTTTGCTCACAGGATGCTTTTCAACAGCGGATCTCATCGCCGATGGTCACATCGATGTGATGTTCGACCTGCCTAACGATGGTAGCTACAAACTCCTCCCCGCTGTTCTTCATGCCTACAGGGTATCAGCGGACGATTTAGGCAACTTCATCCGCTCCGCACATCCGAACAAAGACAGGGAGGACGAGAAGAATGACGATGACGAGCGACGGGAAGAGTAA
- a CDS encoding DUF2934 domain-containing protein — protein sequence MMKAQPSKRRTKNTPVISKGSQVEEYSSPETVATRKHQVFNDLHAHITVRAYYLYMERGRREGCAEQDWLDAEREILNRTFAV from the coding sequence ATGATGAAAGCCCAACCTTCAAAACGTCGAACAAAGAACACACCCGTCATTTCCAAGGGGAGTCAAGTCGAGGAGTACTCATCGCCCGAAACTGTGGCGACACGGAAGCACCAGGTGTTTAACGATTTGCACGCGCACATTACCGTACGGGCCTATTATCTGTACATGGAGCGAGGTCGCCGTGAGGGCTGTGCGGAGCAAGATTGGCTGGATGCGGAACGTGAGATTCTGAACCGCACCTTTGCGGTGTAA
- a CDS encoding CBS domain-containing protein — protein sequence MVTVGNVMQSDSVTVETGTSVVEAAKLMKSCKIESVLVTRKAKIIGIVTESDVVKKFLGGENTSYYMPVEEIMSSPLPGIEEGRPLMEAADLMEKHRTLYLGVTRAGSFIGLISVRDFLRPVPIDEF from the coding sequence ATGGTAACAGTAGGTAACGTCATGCAGTCAGATTCCGTGACAGTGGAGACCGGTACGTCGGTTGTCGAGGCAGCGAAGTTGATGAAGTCCTGCAAGATTGAAAGTGTGCTGGTCACTCGTAAAGCCAAGATCATCGGTATTGTGACGGAATCGGATGTCGTCAAGAAGTTCCTTGGGGGAGAGAACACGTCGTACTACATGCCGGTGGAGGAGATCATGAGCAGCCCGTTGCCCGGTATCGAAGAAGGGCGGCCTTTGATGGAAGCGGCCGACCTCATGGAAAAACATCGCACGCTCTATCTCGGTGTCACCAGAGCAGGTTCATTTATCGGTTTGATCTCGGTCCGTGACTTTCTTCGACCGGTCCCTATCGACGAGTTTTAA
- a CDS encoding CYTH domain-containing protein: MARSHTPQRLLGGPSRISSHAEHELKLAIDDDFRLLRLPGMPLPRRLLLSTYYDTEFYDLSNARITLRHRIERGKQSWQLKLPPGDDRQEVGMADTQTDLRSALRELLILHLGQRKLGPVVALPVWRSGILVCHGLVSVAQFLKYSTSVRAGFLAGRMVERQRHRRNLLRQDMKPRFKMLLKRGKKVWG, encoded by the coding sequence ATGGCTCGATCTCACACGCCTCAGCGGTTGCTTGGCGGTCCTTCTCGAATTTCCTCACATGCTGAACATGAACTCAAACTGGCGATTGACGATGACTTCCGTCTGCTTCGGCTACCAGGCATGCCGCTTCCTCGACGCCTGCTGCTCTCGACCTATTACGACACAGAGTTTTACGATTTATCCAATGCACGGATCACCCTTCGTCATCGAATCGAACGGGGGAAGCAGTCCTGGCAGCTCAAGCTTCCGCCGGGTGATGATCGGCAAGAAGTGGGGATGGCTGATACGCAGACTGATCTGCGGTCCGCACTCCGCGAGTTGCTGATTCTTCACCTTGGTCAGCGGAAGCTGGGGCCGGTCGTGGCACTGCCTGTCTGGCGAAGCGGCATCCTGGTGTGTCATGGCCTGGTGTCCGTCGCTCAGTTCCTCAAGTACTCGACCAGTGTGCGCGCCGGATTTCTTGCCGGACGCATGGTCGAACGACAGCGCCATCGTCGAAATCTGCTACGGCAGGATATGAAACCGCGCTTCAAAATGTTGCTCAAACGAGGGAAGAAGGTATGGGGGTGA
- a CDS encoding SixA phosphatase family protein, with protein MNCIFVRHGIAVEPHEWEGTEENRPLTEKGKRRVRQAAEGLATLDCTPTRLFTSPFVRAYDTARLLQTVSCPTLKIETRDELAAGTKPERLVAFFRTLPPDAVVICVGHEPQLGEVVSLLLCGKALPNFPLKKAGAACIESEKLMALGQGRLRWWLQPMQLRAFGKRARVKGREDS; from the coding sequence ATGAACTGTATTTTTGTTCGTCATGGAATCGCTGTGGAGCCTCATGAATGGGAAGGAACGGAGGAGAATCGCCCGCTCACGGAGAAAGGGAAGCGACGTGTCCGACAGGCGGCTGAAGGATTGGCCACCCTAGACTGTACGCCGACCCGGCTCTTCACGAGTCCATTCGTACGGGCCTATGATACGGCGAGACTGCTGCAGACGGTCAGCTGTCCGACGCTCAAAATCGAGACGAGAGACGAATTGGCCGCTGGGACGAAGCCAGAGCGACTTGTGGCGTTTTTCCGCACGCTCCCACCTGACGCGGTGGTGATCTGCGTGGGACATGAACCTCAGCTTGGCGAGGTGGTGAGTCTGTTGCTCTGTGGGAAAGCCCTTCCCAACTTTCCACTCAAGAAAGCCGGGGCTGCCTGTATTGAGTCAGAGAAGCTCATGGCCCTTGGCCAGGGGCGATTGCGTTGGTGGCTGCAGCCCATGCAACTACGGGCCTTCGGGAAGCGAGCGCGAGTCAAGGGACGTGAGGATTCCTGA
- a CDS encoding phosphate-starvation-inducible PsiE family protein, which produces MSALEALRQFDGELLWRRLSHLDLLEMWGTGMKGVLSLVMLTLLTALTGGALKTLWEVRLLIDHSAEVVLRQVIVNTLMLLALVEVFKTTVTYFREGRVKVTFIVDTILVVMLTELISQWFKGGDWYPLTVLLGILVILSVVRVMAVRWSPTIGTRSHDTGPVDL; this is translated from the coding sequence ATGTCAGCACTCGAAGCACTTCGTCAGTTTGATGGTGAGCTTCTGTGGCGCCGGCTCTCTCATCTTGATCTCTTGGAGATGTGGGGCACGGGCATGAAAGGAGTACTCAGTTTAGTGATGCTGACACTTCTGACCGCCCTGACTGGCGGCGCGTTGAAGACCTTGTGGGAGGTTCGGCTCCTCATAGATCACTCCGCCGAAGTTGTTTTGCGCCAAGTCATCGTCAATACGCTCATGTTATTGGCTCTTGTCGAGGTCTTCAAGACCACCGTCACTTACTTCCGGGAGGGGCGCGTCAAGGTGACCTTCATCGTGGATACGATCCTTGTCGTCATGCTGACCGAATTAATCTCCCAATGGTTCAAAGGCGGGGATTGGTACCCTCTGACGGTGCTCTTGGGAATTCTGGTGATCCTTAGCGTTGTTCGCGTCATGGCTGTGCGATGGAGTCCCACCATAGGAACACGGTCGCACGATACGGGGCCTGTTGATCTCTGA
- a CDS encoding FtsK/SpoIIIE family DNA translocase: MGATTSGKRGEARRAPSSSSHIQREVFGVILIALSLLMLLSLLSFVPGEATVVASGDPVAHPPRNLIGSFGALLAGGFFYGIGGAAYLCPLLLGRWGLRCFSQVPMSLELRTAASSLASVVFFSAFLHLEANGIPTMTSGIIAQGSAGGIVGETIAEGLRTVFAGTGAHIVIIAGFLVSLLLSAPLSLGEAVRRIPQSWATVREGAASLMPERSMEVEKVVSNRRVRSKSARSATINDEDESVAGRDQEPEVISALPAPIIQPFRVASSSRDVEATDSEVMVPTRESENYRLPDPEMLSDSSGPLDRMSDEELKAQSEVLSRALRSFGVDGTVTEVRPGPVVTMYEFEPAPGTKVARIVNLADDLALALKAISLRIVAPLPGKSVVGIEVPNRSRESVSLREVIMSDAFRRARSRLTMALGKDIFGAPVTADLKTMPHLLVAGATGAGKSVSLNTMLLSILFSAKPSEVKLLLIDPKMLEFQSYDGIPHLLRPVITDPKSAARGLGWVVAEMERRYKLLAEAGVRNIDAYNRKVADLHETFAEQDSSLGGQTERSMTFLSEEARLSAGETSIAEGEQGCMQPKPTPPEPLPFIVVMIDELADLMMVAPKDVEDKIARLAQMARASGIHLVLATQRPSVDVLTGLIKANFPARIAFQVSSKTDSRTILDANGAEALLGRGDMLYLASGTGRLARLHGSFVSDDDVRSVVEFVKKQALPVYNPELQSLKLDDAAEEESKDEVYEQAKELVLSSGQASASLIQRRLRVGYPRAARMIEQMEAEGIVGAAGRDGRREVLGRRGPVGAAEA, encoded by the coding sequence ATGGGTGCGACCACTTCGGGTAAGCGGGGTGAAGCCCGCCGGGCCCCTTCTTCCTCTTCTCATATTCAGCGGGAAGTCTTCGGCGTGATCCTCATCGCGTTGAGCTTGCTCATGCTTCTGAGCCTCTTGTCTTTTGTCCCGGGAGAGGCGACGGTGGTGGCCAGTGGAGATCCTGTAGCACACCCGCCACGAAACCTCATTGGTTCGTTTGGGGCGTTGTTGGCCGGCGGTTTCTTTTATGGGATCGGTGGCGCCGCGTATCTCTGCCCACTGCTGCTGGGGCGATGGGGTCTTCGCTGTTTCTCTCAGGTACCGATGAGCCTTGAGCTGCGGACTGCCGCAAGTTCGTTGGCCTCCGTCGTGTTTTTTAGCGCATTTTTGCACCTTGAAGCCAATGGCATTCCAACGATGACCAGTGGAATCATCGCCCAGGGGAGCGCCGGTGGTATCGTTGGCGAGACGATTGCCGAAGGGCTCCGGACTGTGTTCGCAGGGACCGGCGCTCACATTGTGATCATCGCAGGATTCTTGGTGTCGCTCCTCTTGTCGGCGCCGCTCTCGCTAGGAGAGGCGGTGCGGCGCATTCCACAATCCTGGGCCACAGTCCGCGAAGGGGCGGCCTCCCTGATGCCTGAACGCTCAATGGAAGTTGAAAAGGTGGTCAGCAATCGACGGGTACGAAGCAAGTCTGCAAGGTCGGCCACTATCAACGATGAAGACGAATCAGTTGCGGGAAGAGATCAGGAGCCGGAGGTGATCTCCGCGCTACCCGCTCCGATCATTCAGCCCTTTCGTGTTGCGAGTTCATCCAGAGACGTAGAGGCTACCGACTCGGAGGTGATGGTTCCGACAAGAGAGTCCGAAAACTACCGCCTTCCGGATCCGGAGATGTTAAGTGATTCCTCGGGACCACTGGATCGAATGTCGGATGAGGAGTTGAAGGCACAATCCGAGGTCTTGTCTCGTGCGCTCAGAAGCTTCGGAGTGGACGGCACTGTGACGGAGGTAAGGCCGGGCCCGGTTGTGACGATGTATGAGTTTGAGCCGGCGCCCGGAACGAAAGTGGCCCGCATCGTGAATTTGGCGGATGATCTCGCATTGGCGCTGAAAGCGATCAGCCTACGAATTGTTGCGCCGTTGCCCGGCAAGTCGGTGGTGGGGATCGAGGTGCCGAATCGCTCGCGAGAATCTGTCTCGCTGAGAGAAGTCATCATGAGCGACGCATTTCGTCGTGCCCGATCAAGATTGACGATGGCCTTGGGAAAAGACATCTTCGGTGCGCCTGTTACGGCGGATCTCAAGACGATGCCACATCTCTTAGTGGCCGGCGCGACGGGGGCCGGGAAGAGTGTCAGCCTGAATACAATGTTGCTCAGTATCCTCTTTTCTGCCAAGCCCAGCGAAGTCAAACTCTTGCTGATCGACCCAAAGATGCTGGAGTTTCAGTCCTACGATGGCATCCCCCATCTCCTGAGACCGGTGATTACGGACCCCAAGTCCGCCGCGAGGGGATTGGGGTGGGTGGTGGCTGAGATGGAACGGCGGTATAAGCTCTTGGCGGAAGCCGGAGTACGAAATATTGATGCCTATAATCGGAAGGTCGCCGATCTGCATGAGACGTTCGCGGAACAGGATTCGTCCCTTGGGGGACAGACGGAACGTTCGATGACGTTTCTCTCCGAAGAAGCGCGTCTTTCAGCCGGGGAGACGTCGATTGCCGAAGGAGAGCAGGGGTGCATGCAGCCGAAACCGACACCACCGGAACCTCTCCCTTTTATTGTGGTCATGATCGACGAGTTGGCGGATCTGATGATGGTGGCTCCCAAAGACGTGGAGGATAAGATCGCCCGTCTGGCACAGATGGCGCGTGCCTCAGGGATTCATCTTGTTCTCGCGACACAGCGTCCGTCGGTGGATGTCCTGACGGGCTTGATCAAGGCGAACTTCCCGGCCCGGATCGCCTTTCAAGTATCGTCAAAGACCGATTCTCGCACCATTTTGGATGCGAATGGAGCCGAGGCGCTTCTCGGACGAGGTGACATGCTCTATCTGGCCTCTGGAACCGGCCGGCTTGCCCGCCTGCATGGCTCCTTTGTTTCGGATGACGATGTACGTTCGGTCGTTGAGTTCGTGAAAAAGCAGGCCCTCCCGGTCTATAATCCAGAGCTACAGTCGCTGAAATTAGATGACGCAGCAGAAGAGGAATCCAAAGACGAAGTGTATGAGCAAGCGAAAGAGTTGGTCCTCTCGAGTGGTCAGGCGTCGGCATCATTGATCCAACGGCGACTACGTGTCGGCTATCCTCGGGCAGCACGCATGATTGAACAAATGGAAGCAGAGGGGATCGTAGGGGCGGCAGGGCGTGATGGGCGACGGGAAGTGCTTGGGCGACGCGGCCCCGTCGGTGCGGCGGAAGCATGA
- a CDS encoding LolA family protein gives MIRWWAAAAISALFVLPVFAADGAKDEKATQEVRDVVKQLQMRYEKTTDLQADFSQKTKIEGFERPVTSSGKVYIKKPGRLRWDYLDPATEQIYVNQDDVKVYVPEHKQVLVGKLTHMAASKAPLELLQGAAKLDESFEIEPTKGRERGATGLPLLTLIPKGKEHESTQNLQKIVVEVFPKTYYIRTVSLYEISGNVAIFEFSNLKPNLGLGNEVFDFKTPPDAEVMKAPVLNSP, from the coding sequence ATGATACGTTGGTGGGCGGCAGCAGCAATCTCTGCGCTCTTCGTCTTGCCGGTCTTTGCGGCTGATGGAGCAAAAGATGAGAAAGCAACGCAGGAGGTTCGTGACGTCGTCAAACAATTGCAGATGCGATACGAGAAGACAACGGATCTCCAAGCCGACTTTTCACAAAAAACGAAGATCGAAGGGTTTGAACGCCCGGTGACATCATCCGGAAAGGTGTACATCAAAAAGCCCGGTCGACTGAGATGGGATTATCTTGATCCTGCAACCGAGCAGATCTATGTGAATCAGGATGATGTGAAGGTGTATGTGCCTGAACACAAGCAGGTGCTGGTTGGAAAACTCACTCACATGGCTGCCTCCAAAGCACCGCTGGAACTGTTGCAAGGCGCCGCTAAATTGGATGAGTCGTTTGAGATTGAGCCGACGAAGGGGAGGGAGCGAGGGGCTACCGGTTTGCCGCTGTTGACCCTGATCCCCAAGGGCAAGGAGCATGAATCGACGCAGAATCTGCAAAAGATCGTTGTCGAGGTGTTCCCCAAGACGTACTATATTCGAACCGTGTCTCTCTATGAAATCAGCGGAAATGTCGCCATCTTTGAGTTCTCGAACTTGAAGCCTAATCTTGGGCTAGGAAATGAGGTGTTTGATTTCAAAACACCTCCGGATGCCGAAGTGATGAAGGCTCCGGTATTGAATAGTCCGTAG
- a CDS encoding phytanoyl-CoA dioxygenase family protein, with the protein MTVETGSLVEAIDHAVARLDFDRLHQEYWEQNEFLVIKQFLPRTFVEEVFVPQAQAVKSELNRNYIPGHKKGGSVSYYTVQEKAPRFLELYRADSFRGFLDRLVQAKLMFCPENDPHSCALYYYTEPGDHIGFHYDTSYYNGARYTILMGLVDRSTQCKLVCELFKDHPTKQPRHLELITEPGDMVIFNGDKLWHAVTPLGEGEERIALTMEYVTNPEMGAVKRLYSNLKDSFGYFGFATVFKRALGLDRTK; encoded by the coding sequence ATGACGGTAGAAACAGGCAGCCTGGTTGAAGCGATTGATCATGCGGTGGCGCGGTTGGATTTCGACCGTCTCCACCAGGAATATTGGGAGCAAAATGAGTTTTTGGTTATCAAGCAGTTCCTGCCGCGTACCTTCGTCGAAGAGGTTTTCGTCCCCCAAGCTCAGGCCGTCAAATCCGAGCTGAATCGTAATTACATTCCCGGCCATAAGAAAGGCGGGAGTGTCAGCTACTATACGGTGCAGGAAAAGGCTCCGCGCTTTCTAGAATTGTATCGTGCTGACTCGTTCAGAGGATTCTTAGATCGCCTTGTGCAGGCGAAGCTGATGTTCTGTCCGGAGAACGATCCTCACTCCTGTGCCCTCTACTACTATACTGAGCCAGGTGACCACATCGGCTTTCATTACGATACGTCCTATTACAATGGTGCGCGCTACACCATTCTCATGGGGCTTGTGGATCGATCGACCCAATGCAAGCTCGTCTGTGAGCTCTTCAAAGATCATCCGACCAAACAGCCCCGTCATCTTGAGCTGATCACCGAACCTGGGGATATGGTGATTTTCAACGGGGATAAGCTCTGGCACGCAGTGACGCCCCTAGGAGAAGGCGAAGAGCGGATCGCGCTGACGATGGAGTATGTCACCAACCCTGAGATGGGAGCTGTCAAGCGGCTCTATTCGAACCTCAAAGACTCTTTCGGGTATTTCGGTTTTGCGACAGTCTTCAAGCGGGCGCTGGGTCTCGATCGAACGAAGTAA
- a CDS encoding response regulator → MALAVTEAEPEKVTHPASCYVDSETRWSDSACSDAPELLQATDGRRKLRAVHSALVVEDDPDISMALQDLLEFEGLYVDCVPTCRQALAAIAQNVYDVVLLDLGLPDGDGSSILDKLHVSHPLLPVIILTASNREIGSLPAFAHVTKPWVRRDLCRVIHRALDAISTSIAE, encoded by the coding sequence ATGGCGCTGGCGGTCACAGAAGCAGAACCGGAGAAAGTAACCCACCCTGCCTCCTGTTACGTTGACTCTGAAACGAGGTGGTCAGATTCGGCATGTAGCGATGCGCCTGAGCTGCTTCAGGCAACAGATGGAAGAAGAAAACTCAGGGCCGTGCATTCCGCGTTAGTCGTTGAAGATGACCCAGATATCTCCATGGCCCTTCAAGACTTACTCGAATTCGAGGGACTTTACGTCGATTGTGTACCAACCTGTCGTCAAGCCCTCGCCGCAATCGCACAGAATGTTTACGATGTGGTTCTGCTCGACCTTGGATTACCTGATGGAGATGGGAGTTCAATTTTGGATAAGCTCCACGTCTCCCATCCCTTACTTCCCGTGATCATCTTAACCGCGTCGAACAGAGAGATTGGCTCTTTGCCTGCATTCGCCCACGTGACGAAACCCTGGGTGAGAAGAGACCTCTGTCGGGTCATACACCGGGCTCTCGACGCGATATCAACATCGATTGCAGAATGA